A region from the Paenarthrobacter aurescens genome encodes:
- a CDS encoding cation diffusion facilitator family transporter — MGHDHNHSHGVTATGKHRKRLIAVLAITLGVVGIQVVGAVASGSLALLADAGHMLSDAAGVFIALMAAWIATRPASDQRTYGYQRAEVLAALANALILIVIAVVIMIEAIRRFGEPAEIQTDIMLWAAILGAVANLISLLILQGAQKESLNVRGAYLEVLGDLLGSIAVIVAAVVIMTTGFSAADPLASMLIALMIIPRAWHLLRDVVDVLLEATPKGVDVNMIREHIVAVDGVVDAHDIHIWTITSGVPVFSAHVVVEDEVLNASGADSILDQLGSCLGRHFDTEHCTFQLEPVSHSEHESHQHA, encoded by the coding sequence ATGGGGCACGACCACAACCACTCCCACGGAGTCACAGCAACCGGCAAGCACCGAAAGCGGCTTATTGCCGTCCTGGCCATCACCTTAGGTGTGGTGGGCATTCAGGTGGTTGGCGCCGTCGCATCCGGATCCCTGGCGTTGCTCGCTGACGCCGGACACATGCTTTCTGACGCCGCCGGGGTGTTCATCGCCCTGATGGCGGCGTGGATTGCTACCCGGCCGGCAAGCGACCAGCGGACGTACGGGTACCAAAGGGCCGAGGTTCTGGCCGCCCTGGCCAACGCCCTGATCCTGATTGTGATCGCCGTGGTGATCATGATCGAGGCCATCCGCCGCTTTGGTGAACCCGCCGAAATTCAGACGGACATCATGCTCTGGGCAGCGATCTTGGGTGCCGTGGCCAACCTCATTTCCCTGCTGATCCTCCAGGGGGCGCAGAAGGAAAGCCTCAATGTTCGCGGCGCCTACCTGGAAGTCCTCGGTGATCTCCTTGGCTCGATCGCCGTCATTGTTGCGGCCGTGGTGATCATGACCACCGGATTCAGTGCCGCTGATCCGCTGGCTTCCATGCTGATTGCCCTGATGATCATTCCGCGGGCCTGGCACCTGCTCCGTGATGTGGTGGACGTGCTCCTGGAGGCCACCCCCAAGGGCGTTGACGTGAACATGATCCGGGAGCACATTGTTGCCGTGGATGGTGTGGTGGACGCCCACGACATCCACATCTGGACCATCACGTCCGGGGTGCCCGTGTTCTCAGCTCACGTGGTGGTGGAAGACGAGGTCCTCAACGCTTCCGGGGCGGACAGCATCCTTGACCAACTGGGCTCCTGCCTTGGCCGGCACTTCGACACTGAGCACTGCACTTTCCAGCTGGAGCCAGTGAGCCACTCCGAGCACGAGTCCCACCAGCACGCCTGA
- a CDS encoding metallopeptidase family protein, with translation MPANLPPGLPIVPDGDRPSSPLRERNAVHSPVENNPVDEAHISGPYEMSPEDFEEAVSDALQLIPPKAARAMDNVAIFIEDDYTPQPGEDPDTVLLGLYEGVPLTERDSWWEAGSLPDRITIFRQPILNICSTREEVIDEVAITVVHEIAHHFGIDDDRLHELGWG, from the coding sequence ATGCCCGCGAATCTTCCTCCCGGCCTGCCCATAGTTCCCGACGGCGATCGCCCATCCTCGCCGCTGCGGGAACGGAACGCGGTGCACAGTCCTGTGGAGAACAACCCTGTTGATGAGGCCCACATTTCAGGTCCTTACGAGATGTCGCCGGAAGATTTTGAAGAAGCCGTGAGTGATGCCCTGCAGCTGATTCCGCCCAAGGCTGCCCGCGCAATGGACAATGTTGCGATCTTCATTGAAGACGATTACACGCCTCAGCCCGGCGAAGATCCGGACACCGTGTTGTTGGGCCTCTATGAGGGAGTCCCGCTGACCGAACGCGACTCATGGTGGGAAGCAGGATCCCTCCCGGACCGGATCACCATCTTCCGCCAACCCATCCTGAACATCTGCAGCACCCGTGAAGAAGTGATCGACGAAGTAGCCATTACCGTGGTGCATGAGATAGCTCACCATTTCGGAATAGATGACGACCGCTTGCATGAGCTCGGCTGGGGCTAG
- a CDS encoding carbohydrate kinase: MTGTASHAPEPLDVVVVGEALIDIVQSADGQKEYPGGSPANVSYGLGLLDVKTGILTAIGRDKRGDAIAAHLQRAGVVLLPGSMSAGKTATATARITADGSADYTFDIDWELAPLALPYAPRILHTGSIATFLEPGASVVRSLLEQAQGGCMVTYDPNIRPDLLGSHREALSLFEEIVPLTDVVKLSGTDARWLYPGKAPEDTARHLLSLGTGLVVVTQGVKGSLMATRHIQLTVPAVPATVADTIGAGDSYTAALIMGLLLRGSDGMAPTVLERIGTIASMAASIAVGRPGANPPTHRELLMGMAR, translated from the coding sequence ATGACCGGCACCGCTTCCCACGCACCTGAGCCCCTCGACGTCGTCGTTGTTGGTGAGGCACTGATCGACATTGTCCAGTCGGCCGACGGGCAGAAGGAATACCCTGGCGGATCGCCGGCCAATGTCTCCTACGGTCTTGGCCTGTTGGACGTGAAGACGGGCATTCTGACGGCGATCGGCCGGGACAAAAGGGGTGATGCGATCGCTGCGCACCTACAACGCGCAGGGGTGGTGTTATTGCCCGGGTCCATGTCCGCAGGTAAAACCGCCACAGCCACGGCCCGGATAACCGCCGACGGTTCCGCGGATTACACCTTCGACATCGACTGGGAGCTCGCGCCGCTCGCATTGCCCTACGCGCCCAGAATCCTGCACACAGGCTCCATCGCCACATTCCTGGAACCCGGTGCAAGCGTGGTCCGGAGCTTGCTGGAACAAGCCCAAGGCGGGTGCATGGTCACCTACGACCCCAACATCCGCCCCGACCTCCTGGGAAGTCACCGCGAGGCACTTTCACTGTTTGAGGAAATAGTGCCACTGACCGACGTGGTCAAACTCAGCGGCACCGACGCCCGCTGGCTCTATCCCGGCAAGGCGCCGGAGGATACGGCCAGGCACTTGTTGTCCCTTGGCACGGGGCTTGTTGTGGTGACCCAGGGCGTCAAGGGCTCACTCATGGCCACCCGGCACATACAGCTCACCGTTCCGGCGGTCCCGGCAACAGTTGCGGACACCATCGGTGCCGGCGACTCCTACACGGCGGCGCTCATCATGGGGTTGCTGCTGCGCGGCAGCGACGGGATGGCGCCCACCGTGCTGGAACGGATCGGCACCATCGCTTCCATGGCTGCTTCCATCGCCGTGGGCCGGCCAGGAGCCAACCCGCCCACGCACCGCGAACTGCTGATGGGCATGGCCCGCTAA
- a CDS encoding DMT family transporter has protein sequence MTTTTPAEPGQPSPDVSPRTTPAPGAAISKSGIAAVIITVVLWASAFVGIRAVGPSFSPGSLTLGRLAVAAVVLGIVVLPTLKVWPSGREWLPIVAYGVMWFGGYNVALNAAEHMLDAGTSAMLINVSPILIAILAGIFLKEGFPRWLLIGSGVAFCGVAMIALGSGQRSTADVAGVLLCLLAAVLASVSAILQKPVLRKFTAGQATWFGIMVGAICCLPWTGQLISEVQAAPLPATLGLVYLGIFPTAIAFTTWAYALSLISAGKLAATTYLVPGTTILISWAVLQEIPTIWGLIGGVVCLIGVGLTRRRSRGPRS, from the coding sequence ATGACAACCACCACCCCGGCCGAACCCGGCCAGCCTTCTCCGGACGTGTCCCCGCGCACCACCCCTGCGCCGGGAGCAGCCATCAGCAAATCCGGCATCGCCGCCGTCATCATTACGGTGGTCCTTTGGGCCTCTGCCTTCGTGGGCATCCGCGCAGTGGGTCCCAGTTTCTCCCCCGGTTCCTTGACGCTGGGACGGTTGGCGGTTGCCGCCGTCGTGCTTGGAATCGTGGTGCTGCCAACCCTGAAGGTGTGGCCGAGCGGCCGCGAGTGGTTGCCGATTGTGGCGTACGGGGTGATGTGGTTCGGCGGCTACAACGTGGCGCTGAACGCCGCGGAACACATGCTCGACGCCGGAACCAGCGCCATGCTCATCAACGTCTCCCCCATCCTCATCGCCATTCTTGCCGGAATCTTCCTCAAGGAGGGCTTCCCGCGGTGGCTGCTGATCGGCAGCGGCGTGGCCTTCTGCGGCGTGGCAATGATTGCGTTGGGTTCCGGACAGCGCTCGACGGCGGATGTGGCCGGTGTGCTGTTGTGCTTGCTTGCCGCTGTGCTCGCCTCGGTGAGCGCGATCCTGCAGAAACCCGTGCTCCGGAAGTTCACAGCAGGACAGGCCACCTGGTTCGGCATCATGGTGGGTGCCATCTGCTGCCTGCCCTGGACAGGCCAACTGATCTCCGAAGTCCAGGCGGCACCGCTCCCGGCCACGCTGGGCCTGGTGTATTTGGGCATCTTCCCCACGGCGATCGCCTTCACCACGTGGGCGTATGCACTGTCCCTGATCTCGGCCGGTAAGCTTGCCGCCACTACCTACCTTGTCCCTGGCACCACCATCCTCATTTCTTGGGCGGTACTTCAGGAGATCCCCACCATCTGGGGCTTGATCGGCGGCGTAGTCTGCCTGATCGGCGTCGGCTTGACGCGACGCAGGAGCCGCGGACCCCGCAGTTAG
- a CDS encoding maleylpyruvate isomerase family mycothiol-dependent enzyme, which translates to MGKLTDGPLWALVHAERAALVEDLTGLSAEQWRYRTLCGRWDVEEVLAHLTAAASLNRWQWLRSMLAARFRPDVHNQRRLEEHRGRTPAETLERFRTVIHSRTAPSSDTPAYLGEVVVHAQDIRRPLGVTRTPNIDALTPVAEFYAGRDFAVASRTRAEGLELRANDGPFIAGTGPLVTGTTLALVMAMAGRISYLEDLQGPGVPTLRSRLDVSAANQV; encoded by the coding sequence GTGGGGAAACTTACCGATGGCCCCCTTTGGGCTCTTGTTCATGCTGAGCGGGCCGCGCTGGTGGAGGACCTGACTGGCCTAAGCGCCGAACAATGGCGTTACCGGACACTGTGTGGGCGCTGGGATGTAGAAGAAGTCCTCGCGCACCTAACGGCAGCGGCGAGCCTAAACCGGTGGCAGTGGCTTCGCAGCATGCTCGCTGCGCGTTTCCGTCCGGACGTGCACAACCAGCGCAGACTGGAGGAGCACCGTGGCAGAACACCGGCTGAGACCCTGGAACGGTTCCGCACCGTCATTCACAGCAGAACCGCACCTTCCTCCGATACTCCTGCATACCTGGGAGAGGTCGTAGTGCACGCCCAGGACATTCGCCGGCCGCTGGGGGTTACGCGTACGCCGAACATTGACGCGTTGACGCCCGTAGCGGAGTTCTACGCAGGCCGCGACTTCGCGGTTGCCAGCCGTACGCGCGCTGAGGGACTGGAGTTACGAGCCAATGACGGGCCCTTCATCGCCGGCACAGGACCGCTGGTTACGGGTACCACCCTCGCTCTCGTGATGGCCATGGCCGGACGCATCTCCTACCTTGAGGACCTCCAGGGTCCTGGTGTACCTACCCTTCGCTCACGCCTCGACGTCTCGGCCGCGAACCAGGTTTAG
- a CDS encoding TetR/AcrR family transcriptional regulator gives MPRTLLERSDAVHALAGVFRRRGFESSSLSVIQQEAGIGRGSLYHFFPHGKTDMARAVLDQVSDWFEDEVFAPLRSATDAADAVSAMTKAVSDYFVSRENVCLFAAMTLGEEKETFAGEVKTYFADWVDALAALLHRGGLDLEDAHENALDAVAVIQGGLIITRAYADETTFPGVMERVERRLLSQLS, from the coding sequence ATGCCACGCACCCTTCTCGAACGATCTGACGCAGTCCACGCCCTCGCCGGCGTTTTCCGCCGGCGAGGGTTTGAGAGCAGCTCCCTTTCCGTGATCCAGCAGGAGGCCGGCATCGGTCGCGGCAGCCTGTACCACTTCTTTCCACACGGGAAGACAGACATGGCCAGGGCCGTGCTTGACCAAGTGAGTGACTGGTTCGAGGATGAGGTTTTCGCGCCACTCCGTTCCGCGACTGACGCCGCTGACGCGGTCTCAGCGATGACGAAGGCAGTCTCTGACTACTTCGTCTCCCGCGAGAATGTCTGCCTGTTCGCCGCAATGACACTAGGCGAGGAGAAGGAAACGTTCGCCGGCGAGGTCAAGACATACTTCGCAGACTGGGTCGACGCGCTGGCCGCGCTGCTGCACCGCGGAGGACTTGACCTTGAGGATGCCCACGAGAACGCGCTGGACGCCGTTGCCGTGATCCAGGGTGGACTCATCATTACCCGCGCCTACGCCGACGAAACTACGTTTCCAGGCGTCATGGAACGTGTCGAGCGTCGTCTCCTCTCGCAGCTCAGCTGA
- a CDS encoding nuclear transport factor 2 family protein has product MSRPPFPPYTEATAIQKVRAAEDGWNTRDPERISLAYSENSWWRNRSTFVQGRAAIVEFLADKWERELDYRLIKELWAYTDDVIAVRFAYEYHDAAGQWFRAYGNENWHFDKEGLMTHRHASINDLAIDEADRKFFWDTSGPRPADHPGLSDLGL; this is encoded by the coding sequence ATGTCTCGTCCCCCCTTCCCCCCGTACACCGAAGCGACCGCCATTCAGAAGGTGCGTGCAGCCGAGGACGGCTGGAATACTCGTGACCCCGAGCGCATCTCCCTCGCGTACAGCGAGAACAGCTGGTGGCGCAATCGCTCGACGTTTGTTCAGGGTCGCGCCGCCATTGTCGAGTTTCTCGCCGATAAGTGGGAACGGGAGCTCGACTACCGGCTCATCAAGGAACTGTGGGCCTACACCGATGACGTCATTGCTGTTCGCTTCGCCTACGAGTACCATGACGCAGCGGGCCAGTGGTTCCGCGCTTACGGCAACGAGAACTGGCACTTCGACAAGGAAGGACTCATGACACACCGCCACGCGAGTATCAACGACCTCGCCATCGACGAGGCCGACCGTAAGTTCTTCTGGGATACCTCCGGGCCTCGTCCAGCGGATCACCCCGGCTTGAGCGACCTCGGACTGTAA
- a CDS encoding cholesterol oxidase substrate-binding domain-containing protein, with amino-acid sequence MQNDVKGTHPSRRSVLAAGIGAAAVATWSQVGVMPRAAAAPSEVPIGFPEGIDLYRRVFRNWDTTIETEGLWTCKPRNPAEVVAAVNWAANAGYRVRPQGFGHSWSPIVVGDRTSADSKIVLVDTSELNNMSIEGTDKLRVQAGAEMQTVLAFLARIDRCFIGAPAPGNISVGGALAINGHGTNLPGPGEDVPENSTYGTLSNTVIELTAVVWDEVGQAYALRTYERTDADISALLVSLGRTFITEVVMQTVANYYIRCRNSTSIHRKELFAPPSSADGRTLSSLLDRHGRVGIIWFAMTDYPWIQTWDVTPNRPLLSRQTWGPYNYPFADNLPDSAASLVSQITRGAWHLTPAATGAQLAAVVAGLTAFGARDMWGEAKNFIHFVKPTTLRVSAGSHVVITRRDMVQQVVHDFTEHYLKLIEDHRREGDYPANNTCEIRVTGLDYPEDTGIPGARTATLSGAAPVPGRPDLDTAVWLDVLNLPGTPKSDEFFMGLESWFINLPVEIGVARPEWAKRFATSAAGPWTEVDHLERWIPQQVAGWSEAMATLDRLDARGVFRAEIHDRLMPRTRR; translated from the coding sequence ATGCAGAACGATGTCAAGGGCACCCACCCATCGAGACGATCCGTGCTGGCAGCGGGAATAGGTGCTGCGGCTGTGGCTACCTGGTCTCAAGTTGGCGTCATGCCTCGGGCCGCAGCGGCTCCAAGCGAGGTTCCGATCGGGTTTCCGGAGGGTATTGACCTTTATCGTCGAGTCTTCAGGAACTGGGATACCACCATTGAGACTGAAGGCCTCTGGACCTGCAAACCTCGGAATCCTGCAGAAGTTGTCGCCGCGGTTAATTGGGCCGCCAATGCCGGGTACAGGGTCCGGCCTCAAGGATTCGGTCACAGTTGGTCGCCCATAGTCGTCGGTGACCGCACATCCGCAGACTCGAAGATCGTTCTGGTCGACACCTCGGAACTCAACAATATGAGCATCGAAGGTACCGATAAGTTACGTGTGCAAGCTGGGGCAGAGATGCAAACGGTACTTGCGTTCCTCGCTCGGATCGACCGCTGCTTCATCGGGGCCCCGGCGCCCGGCAATATCAGTGTCGGTGGCGCTCTCGCCATCAACGGTCATGGCACCAACCTCCCGGGCCCGGGGGAAGACGTGCCTGAAAATTCAACCTACGGCACTCTCAGCAACACTGTGATTGAACTGACTGCCGTCGTTTGGGACGAGGTCGGACAGGCCTACGCACTGCGCACCTACGAGCGCACCGACGCCGACATCTCCGCTCTGCTGGTGAGCCTGGGTAGGACGTTTATCACTGAAGTCGTCATGCAAACCGTCGCGAATTACTATATTCGCTGCCGTAATTCAACGTCGATCCACCGCAAAGAACTGTTTGCCCCGCCGTCGTCTGCTGACGGCCGTACACTCAGCTCCTTGCTGGATCGGCATGGCCGCGTCGGCATCATCTGGTTTGCCATGACCGACTACCCGTGGATTCAAACCTGGGACGTCACGCCAAATCGTCCGCTCCTGAGTCGACAAACCTGGGGGCCCTACAATTACCCGTTCGCCGATAATCTGCCGGATAGTGCTGCATCTCTTGTCTCGCAAATAACTCGTGGTGCCTGGCATTTGACACCTGCCGCAACGGGCGCGCAGCTGGCTGCTGTGGTTGCCGGATTGACGGCTTTCGGGGCCCGCGACATGTGGGGTGAAGCCAAGAACTTCATTCACTTCGTTAAACCCACAACGCTTCGCGTCTCTGCCGGTAGCCACGTCGTCATAACGCGACGTGACATGGTCCAGCAGGTGGTGCACGACTTCACAGAGCATTACCTGAAACTCATTGAGGATCACCGGCGCGAGGGCGATTACCCGGCGAACAATACATGTGAGATCAGAGTGACGGGCTTGGACTATCCAGAAGATACGGGGATCCCGGGCGCACGGACGGCAACTTTGTCCGGCGCCGCGCCGGTTCCGGGTCGCCCTGATCTGGATACGGCTGTCTGGCTCGATGTGTTGAATTTGCCGGGAACTCCGAAGTCTGATGAGTTTTTCATGGGACTGGAGTCATGGTTCATCAATTTGCCGGTCGAGATCGGCGTAGCTCGACCAGAGTGGGCCAAGCGTTTTGCCACCTCCGCTGCCGGCCCGTGGACAGAGGTTGATCATCTGGAACGATGGATTCCTCAGCAAGTGGCAGGGTGGAGTGAAGCCATGGCAACGCTTGATCGACTCGATGCAAGAGGTGTCTTCCGTGCCGAAATTCATGATCGCTTGATGCCACGGACCAGACGCTGA
- a CDS encoding SIS domain-containing protein: MLGFKEEEFLTQTRSALALQGQIESVVSTIQERELTNLFLIGAGGTYAAMLPYEHFIRSRSTLPVRASIGKELMLTGDPTFGPGSVAVFASVSGTTEDVIEAIEFAKAKGAYTIGFTGFGDSPFAKALDVALVTEPKTWPFDIPMILLSTRLLAARGEFEGYEELAAELQTVPESLVGVAQQAESVAEAFAEKNKDADYHFLVGTGNLWGLTYLYSMCILEEMQWLRTTRVHGAEFFHGSLELIEEDTSLLLLVGEDETRPLMDRVAKFAENYNKNTTLLDSKDYELPGVSPRFRALLSPLILDTVLDRFSKHLERVRNHSLDLRRYYRVVEY, translated from the coding sequence GTGCTTGGCTTCAAAGAAGAGGAATTCCTCACCCAGACCCGCAGCGCACTGGCACTGCAGGGGCAGATCGAATCGGTGGTCAGCACCATCCAGGAGCGGGAACTGACCAATCTGTTCCTCATCGGAGCCGGTGGAACCTACGCCGCGATGCTGCCCTACGAGCACTTCATCCGGTCCCGCTCCACCCTGCCCGTCCGTGCTTCCATCGGCAAAGAGCTGATGCTCACCGGGGATCCCACCTTCGGCCCCGGCTCGGTGGCAGTTTTTGCCTCGGTTTCGGGAACCACTGAGGACGTCATTGAGGCCATCGAGTTCGCCAAGGCCAAGGGCGCCTACACCATCGGCTTCACAGGTTTCGGTGACAGCCCATTCGCCAAAGCCCTGGACGTTGCCCTGGTAACAGAACCCAAAACCTGGCCGTTCGATATCCCCATGATCCTGTTGAGCACCCGTCTGCTCGCCGCGAGAGGCGAATTTGAAGGATACGAAGAACTGGCGGCAGAACTGCAGACCGTTCCTGAGAGCCTGGTGGGCGTCGCACAACAAGCAGAGTCCGTGGCAGAAGCGTTTGCCGAGAAGAACAAGGACGCTGACTACCACTTCCTGGTGGGCACCGGAAACCTTTGGGGCCTCACCTACCTCTATTCCATGTGCATCCTGGAAGAGATGCAGTGGCTCCGAACCACCCGTGTGCACGGCGCCGAGTTCTTCCACGGGTCCCTCGAACTGATCGAGGAAGACACCAGCCTCCTGTTGCTGGTGGGCGAGGATGAAACACGCCCGCTGATGGATCGTGTGGCTAAGTTCGCCGAAAACTACAACAAGAACACCACCTTGCTGGACAGCAAGGACTACGAACTTCCGGGCGTTAGCCCTCGGTTCCGCGCGCTGCTGTCCCCGCTGATTCTGGATACCGTCCTTGACCGGTTCAGCAAACACCTTGAGCGCGTACGCAACCACTCCCTGGATCTCCGCCGCTACTACCGGGTGGTCGAATACTGA